The genomic DNA AATCGGCTATCTTAGGCTTCGCGGCCGAGGCTCTGGCTAAGAGGGAAGATTTTCCGACGTTTGGGAGTCCTACCAATCCCACATCAGCGATCAGTTTCAGCTCCAGCTCGAGCCATTTCTCCTCGCCGGGCTCGCCTTTTTCGGCGACCCTTGGAGCCTGATAGGTGCTGCTTTTAAAATGTGCATTGCCTCTGCCGCCTACTCCACCACGGACGACGAGCGCCCTTTTGCCCGGCTCGTCCAGATCCGCTATCAGCTCTCCGGTCTCGGCGTCCCTTATGATCGTTCCGACAGGCACTTTGACGATGAGATTCTCGCCGTCCTTCCCATGCATCAACTTGCCCTTCCCGTGCTCGCCGTTTTGAGCCTTGTAATGTCGGGTGTAGATCTGATCTATCAAGGTACTGAGGTGGGGGCTTGCCTCGAAGATCACATCTCCTCCTTTACCCCCATCACCTCCATCGGGTCCGCCTCTGGGGACGAACTTTTCCCTTCGAAAGCTTATACAGCCGTTCCCGCCATCACCGGCTTTTACATGTATTTTAGCTCTGTCCAGATGCATCTCATCTGATATCTGTATGACCCATAGAAATTGAGGCTCCTCGAGGAGGAGCCGATCTATATTTTCCTCAAAGAGGCACAGCTTAGGAATATCGGTAGAGCTCAGGTTGATGCCATTTGGGCGGGTAGTTCCGGATAGACGCTTACTTTCTTTCTTCTCTTGTCCTTCCTTTCGAACACGACATAACCGCTCGTGAGGGCAAAAAGGGTATCATCTCCTCCACGGCCTACGTTTCTGCCGGGATGGATCTTCGTTCCGCGCTGTCGGACCAGTATCTCACCCGCCT from Candidatus Poribacteria bacterium includes the following:
- the rpmA gene encoding 50S ribosomal protein L27, producing MAHKKGGGSTQNGRDSRAKRLGIKRFGGQFVKAGEILVRQRGTKIHPGRNVGRGGDDTLFALTSGYVVFERKDKRRKKVSVYPELPAQMAST